A window of Agrobacterium tumefaciens contains these coding sequences:
- the tssL gene encoding type VI secretion system protein TssL, long form, giving the protein MSTENPSSWQDLPTVVEITEESRRRNQNARNMAAILEDIVETDGPPSPSRAKATDMPVEQLLTGFHFGGEEVPTLVQSAAPLLNLAHLLRFSDAEPDPDQLRRACVDAITRYERDLASARISPERARAAHYVVCATVDDVVLSKPWGVRAGWARSGLVSTFHNDVTGGDRVFDILDHFHQSPGANKDLLLLIYLCLSLAFEGRTRVSPKGALELSRIRDSLYKTLIGQYGVFERELSPHWKGVDARHTPLRAMAALWTLLSLMALAFALGYLFFTLSLNSASDVTFERLAHLPPNETPSVLIASPPAPPPPPTKVETPRVVDPPKIVEPRQPSRLQKLMAFLQPEVDRKLVTLADVNGRLRVRINNSGLFTTGSADVSPQFRDLIQRIGGALAAEKFRAVVIGYTDTVPIKTVEFPSNWHLSEARAKAVGDILSQFTGPDAILTEGRADSDPIADNKTEEGRQINRRTEIMVLTNPDEKLSDAGILSPPIQNSPGQQPGETQP; this is encoded by the coding sequence ATGAGCACGGAAAACCCCTCTTCCTGGCAGGATTTGCCGACGGTGGTCGAGATCACCGAGGAAAGTCGCCGGCGCAACCAGAACGCCCGCAACATGGCGGCAATCCTCGAGGACATCGTCGAGACCGACGGGCCGCCAAGCCCCAGCAGGGCAAAGGCGACTGACATGCCGGTCGAACAGCTGCTGACCGGTTTCCACTTCGGCGGCGAGGAGGTTCCGACACTTGTGCAATCGGCAGCTCCCCTTCTCAACCTCGCACATCTGCTGCGCTTCAGCGATGCCGAGCCGGACCCCGACCAGCTTCGCCGCGCCTGCGTTGATGCAATCACCCGCTATGAACGCGACCTCGCCTCCGCCCGCATCAGCCCCGAGCGGGCAAGGGCTGCGCATTATGTCGTCTGTGCTACGGTCGATGACGTCGTTCTCAGCAAGCCCTGGGGCGTTCGGGCAGGCTGGGCGCGCTCCGGCCTCGTTTCCACGTTCCACAATGATGTCACTGGCGGCGACCGGGTTTTCGACATTCTCGACCATTTCCACCAGTCGCCCGGCGCCAACAAGGATTTGCTGCTGCTGATCTATCTGTGCCTGTCGCTGGCTTTCGAAGGACGAACCCGCGTTTCACCGAAAGGAGCGCTCGAGCTTTCACGCATCCGCGACAGCCTCTACAAAACGCTGATCGGCCAATATGGCGTCTTCGAACGGGAGCTTTCTCCCCATTGGAAAGGTGTCGATGCCCGGCATACGCCATTGCGCGCGATGGCTGCGCTCTGGACCCTGCTGTCGCTGATGGCGCTCGCCTTCGCGCTTGGTTATCTCTTCTTCACGCTGTCGCTCAACAGCGCATCCGATGTCACTTTCGAAAGACTTGCTCATCTGCCGCCGAACGAAACACCGAGCGTGTTGATCGCAAGCCCTCCTGCACCACCGCCGCCGCCAACTAAAGTGGAAACTCCCCGCGTCGTTGATCCACCCAAAATCGTGGAGCCGAGACAACCCTCCCGGCTTCAAAAGCTGATGGCCTTCCTGCAGCCCGAAGTCGACAGGAAGCTCGTGACCCTTGCGGATGTGAACGGGCGGCTGCGGGTTCGCATCAACAATTCGGGCCTGTTCACGACAGGCAGCGCCGATGTCAGCCCGCAGTTCCGCGATCTCATCCAGCGTATCGGCGGCGCGCTTGCGGCTGAAAAATTCCGTGCGGTCGTCATCGGTTATACCGACACCGTGCCGATCAAGACGGTGGAGTTTCCATCGAACTGGCACCTCTCCGAGGCGCGCGCCAAGGCGGTCGGAGACATTCTTTCCCAATTCACCGGCCCTGACGCGATTCTGACCGAAGGCCGGGCCGACAGCGACCCCATCGCCGACAATAAGACGGAAGAAGGCCGCCAGATAAACCGCAGAACAGAAATCATGGTCCTGACCAATCCCGATGAAAAACTGAGCGATGCCGGCATTCTCTCGCCGCCCATACAGAACAGTCCGGGACAGCAGCCGGGAGAAACCCAGCCATGA
- a CDS encoding type VI secretion system accessory protein TagJ, with the protein MTLRDDISRLLDDNQLQDAIALARDHVKTRPTDKDGRHFYIDLLVLAGDYEKADAQCNLAATFSPQDSVGFSLFRHQLRAMAARNAWFESGAVPDFPGGPSELDQLAIRANIAARSGDVEGAKGALNELDEKRGNVPIGHDGKSAGDIRDLDDRVPHALEVLTNGGRYLWIDYGRIESLSIDPMSRPRDLAFRGAELTLRDGAIASVLLPAIYHGAGDDVGLLLGRETHWSEGEPLITGLGQRCLLIGDDVVPFHQIGALSALSDEERQIARG; encoded by the coding sequence ATGACGCTGCGCGACGATATTTCCCGCCTCCTGGACGACAACCAGCTGCAAGACGCAATCGCGCTCGCGCGGGACCATGTGAAAACCAGGCCGACCGACAAGGATGGCCGCCATTTCTACATCGACCTGCTGGTCCTCGCCGGCGACTATGAAAAGGCCGATGCGCAATGCAATCTGGCCGCAACATTTTCACCGCAGGACAGCGTCGGTTTTTCCCTCTTTCGCCACCAGCTGCGCGCCATGGCCGCACGCAATGCGTGGTTTGAAAGCGGCGCCGTACCGGATTTCCCCGGCGGCCCCTCCGAACTTGACCAATTGGCCATCCGGGCGAACATTGCCGCGCGTAGCGGCGATGTCGAGGGCGCGAAAGGCGCGTTGAATGAACTCGACGAAAAACGCGGCAATGTACCAATTGGCCACGACGGCAAGAGCGCCGGCGACATCCGCGATCTGGACGACCGGGTTCCGCATGCGCTGGAAGTCCTGACCAATGGCGGCCGTTATCTCTGGATCGATTACGGACGCATCGAGAGCCTCAGCATCGACCCCATGAGCCGCCCGCGCGACCTCGCCTTTCGCGGCGCCGAACTGACGTTGCGCGACGGGGCAATCGCATCCGTGCTGCTTCCGGCGATCTATCACGGTGCGGGCGACGATGTCGGTCTTCTCCTCGGTCGAGAAACGCACTGGAGTGAGGGTGAACCACTGATAACGGGTCTCGGCCAACGCTGCCTGCTGATTGGCGACGATGTTGTGCCGTTCCACCAAATCGGCGCGCTTTCCGCCCTGTCCGACGAAGAAAGGCAGATCGCCCGTGGTTGA
- a CDS encoding type VI secretion system-associated FHA domain protein produces the protein MDMKLALKDTRNIGAARASQWTFERGRRVIGRSRECDWQIDDNERRVSKLHCTLNRDGEGFTIMDQSANGTLVDGRLLLEGESARLRDGSQINIGGQVFQVSISGDAELDFSDPDASLRMSDEPLTISSILADIAPNGRSAGGMMGNTASVDDWSETWREGAKRKAKSISRNVQIGWSEPPAAHGISAILPDNWDEEPVASSEHEHTDALNTPVMISRPVSAAGGEDFDSVFPETEKDLRVENAPAAVVSTAQEIGDLLTTLEQESADCLAVLDLESEHAGQGTSASLSERMERLIRQQRQLAYALETLIHGCTQRLEPRLIEASVDAGNDFRAKIGRRDWQGLIVKTDYWSTYKKQFEENGRPLPVRQFLQRAARGEAAPGRETDAATADAKGVNDHDET, from the coding sequence ATGGATATGAAGCTTGCACTCAAGGACACACGCAATATCGGAGCAGCAAGAGCCAGTCAGTGGACCTTCGAGCGCGGCCGCCGCGTCATTGGCCGATCTCGGGAGTGCGACTGGCAGATCGACGACAATGAACGGCGCGTTTCCAAGCTGCACTGCACGCTCAACCGCGATGGCGAGGGCTTCACGATAATGGACCAGAGCGCTAATGGCACGCTGGTCGATGGCCGCCTGCTGCTCGAAGGCGAAAGCGCACGTCTCCGCGACGGTTCGCAAATCAACATTGGCGGGCAGGTTTTTCAGGTCTCCATTAGCGGCGATGCCGAACTGGATTTTTCCGATCCCGACGCATCCCTGCGAATGAGCGACGAGCCGCTGACCATTTCGTCGATCCTTGCGGACATCGCCCCGAACGGCCGTTCGGCCGGCGGCATGATGGGCAACACTGCCTCCGTCGACGATTGGTCCGAAACATGGCGCGAGGGCGCCAAACGGAAGGCGAAATCCATTTCGCGAAATGTCCAGATCGGCTGGAGCGAACCGCCCGCGGCGCATGGAATAAGCGCCATTCTGCCTGATAACTGGGATGAGGAGCCGGTTGCGAGCAGCGAGCACGAACATACCGACGCGCTCAACACGCCCGTCATGATCTCTCGTCCGGTTTCGGCCGCCGGTGGCGAAGATTTCGACAGTGTTTTCCCGGAGACGGAAAAAGACTTACGAGTGGAGAACGCACCGGCTGCAGTCGTTTCGACCGCGCAGGAGATCGGCGACCTTCTGACCACGCTGGAGCAGGAAAGCGCCGATTGTCTAGCCGTTCTCGACCTCGAGAGCGAGCACGCTGGCCAAGGTACGTCAGCCTCCCTGAGCGAGCGGATGGAAAGGCTCATCCGCCAGCAGCGGCAACTCGCCTACGCTCTTGAAACCCTGATCCATGGTTGCACGCAAAGGCTCGAGCCGAGGCTTATCGAGGCATCTGTCGATGCCGGCAACGATTTCCGGGCAAAGATTGGCCGCCGGGACTGGCAGGGGCTGATCGTCAAAACAGACTATTGGTCCACCTACAAAAAGCAATTCGAAGAAAACGGCCGTCCATTGCCGGTCAGGCAGTTCCTGCAGCGCGCAGCGCGTGGTGAAGCCGCGCCGGGACGGGAGACTGACGCGGCCACAGCCGATGCCAAGGGGGTAAATGACCACGATGAGACATGA
- the tssF gene encoding type VI secretion system baseplate subunit TssF, whose product MAEGFLEKYNDELFALRKRASRFAAAFPKIAGRLRMTGDVADDPHVERLIQSFAYSAARVRQKLDDEFPELSDSLLETLYPHYLAPIPSMSVVQFAPSPALATVQTLPRHSEILAEPVGGESCRFRTTQDVEIAPLEIAAATLTGQPIDAPFSASFAGTASCLRLSLRSTAPRGGTFPEMGLTKLQIFLSAAWQQATALYELLTNHCVGMALARHAEDKEAVFLPAGNLTPSGYSRDKAMLPYPANSFDGYRLLTEFFALPQKFLFLDIDGLQKWGGGDCELYIYLDAADARLERMVSVRDFALNASPVINLFKQSCEPLSLDGTRTEYRLLPDARRQRTREIYAVENVQLTSRSGQTEKTSPFFGRTQRNNGANVYWQIQRRFDDDGSSDTDIAFVDQTRGPLGPLDMVASIDTLCLNRELPSQLPFGGGHPFLQLSTGNEAVKSVHALMPPTEAIRVNERSAREWRLISHLLLNHLSLTDNGGAPLKDILSLYSFRDSPETRQIVEAISNVEAQNSHARIGSAMVPGTDITVEFDPALIARPAAFVFAGVLNHFFGLYTSINSFTRLTATMRGHSKPIARWPARAADRPLL is encoded by the coding sequence ATGGCTGAAGGCTTCCTCGAAAAGTACAATGACGAGCTTTTTGCGCTGCGAAAGCGCGCATCCCGTTTCGCGGCGGCGTTTCCGAAGATCGCCGGCAGGCTGCGGATGACGGGCGACGTTGCCGACGATCCGCATGTCGAGCGTCTGATCCAGAGTTTCGCCTATTCCGCCGCCCGGGTGCGCCAGAAGCTGGACGACGAATTCCCCGAACTGTCAGACAGTCTGCTGGAAACGCTCTATCCGCATTATCTTGCCCCGATCCCTTCGATGAGCGTCGTGCAATTCGCTCCGAGCCCGGCGCTGGCAACCGTGCAGACGCTTCCCCGTCACAGCGAAATTCTCGCCGAACCGGTTGGCGGCGAAAGCTGCCGTTTCCGTACCACGCAGGACGTCGAGATCGCTCCACTGGAAATCGCAGCTGCGACGCTCACCGGTCAGCCGATCGACGCCCCTTTTTCGGCGTCCTTTGCTGGCACGGCCAGCTGTTTGAGGCTTTCGCTACGCAGCACGGCCCCGCGCGGCGGTACTTTCCCGGAAATGGGACTGACGAAACTCCAGATTTTCCTGTCCGCCGCATGGCAGCAGGCGACAGCGCTTTACGAGCTTTTGACCAACCATTGCGTCGGCATGGCGCTTGCGCGTCACGCCGAGGACAAGGAAGCCGTTTTCCTACCCGCCGGAAATCTTACGCCGTCCGGGTACTCTCGCGATAAAGCCATGCTGCCATATCCAGCCAACAGTTTTGATGGATACCGGCTTCTCACCGAATTCTTCGCGCTACCGCAGAAATTTCTATTTCTCGACATTGACGGGCTGCAGAAATGGGGCGGCGGCGACTGCGAGCTTTACATCTATCTGGATGCGGCGGACGCGCGGCTTGAGCGCATGGTGTCGGTCAGAGATTTTGCGTTGAACGCCTCACCGGTGATCAACCTGTTCAAACAAAGCTGCGAGCCGCTTAGTCTTGATGGTACGCGGACGGAATACAGGTTGCTGCCGGATGCACGGCGGCAGCGGACGCGCGAGATCTATGCCGTTGAAAACGTTCAACTGACCAGCCGTTCCGGACAGACCGAGAAGACGTCTCCGTTTTTTGGTCGCACACAGCGCAATAATGGCGCAAACGTTTACTGGCAGATACAGCGCCGGTTCGATGATGACGGCTCTTCCGATACGGACATCGCCTTCGTGGATCAGACGCGCGGCCCGCTTGGGCCGCTCGACATGGTGGCAAGCATCGATACACTTTGCCTCAACCGCGAACTGCCAAGCCAGCTTCCCTTTGGCGGCGGGCACCCATTCCTGCAGCTTTCTACCGGCAACGAGGCGGTGAAATCCGTCCATGCACTGATGCCGCCGACGGAGGCGATCCGCGTCAACGAGCGTTCGGCACGCGAGTGGCGGCTGATCTCACATCTTCTCCTCAACCATCTTTCGCTCACCGACAACGGCGGCGCGCCGCTGAAGGACATTCTCTCGCTTTATTCCTTCAGGGACAGCCCGGAAACCCGACAGATCGTGGAGGCGATCAGCAATGTCGAGGCGCAGAATTCTCATGCCCGGATTGGCTCGGCAATGGTCCCGGGAACGGATATCACGGTGGAGTTTGACCCGGCACTGATCGCGCGACCTGCCGCATTTGTTTTCGCCGGCGTCCTCAACCATTTCTTCGGGCTCTACACGTCGATCAACAGTTTCACGCGGCTGACGGCGACGATGCGCGGCCACTCTAAACCGATTGCCCGCTGGCCAGCCCGCGCCGCCGACCGGCCGTTGCTCTAG
- the tssK gene encoding type VI secretion system baseplate subunit TssK, which yields MRHENRVAWSEGMFLRVQHFQQSDRWTERLVRNTTRNLSPYPWGIVEIGVDRSALSIGQFALSNLRGILPDGTPFEAPEDSDLPPPLDLDESVKNAIIYLALPARQPGKADMSASGHNDTNNVRFTASTYEVSDTNIETDFVAPIDVGRLSLKFLKTGDDLSGYDLIGLARVIEVRSDRAVILDPDFIPPSLSCAAAPRLNELLTELLGIVRHRAQAIAERIGDPTIRGTAEVGDYFLLQILNRADPLLAHRSANATRFHPIRFYEDCIQLAGELATFTTDRKRATDFPPYRHDDLKATFGAVFDDLRTSLSAVLEQAAVAIELVERRHGVRVGTIHDRTLLRDAGFVLAVRADMAAEDIRRRLPAQIKVGPVERISELVNVALPGIPVRSLPVLPRQLPYRSGTVYFEIDTQSPLWKQLDTSGAIALHLAGEFPGLEMEMWALRE from the coding sequence ATGAGACATGAGAACCGTGTAGCCTGGAGCGAGGGCATGTTTCTTCGCGTCCAGCATTTTCAGCAATCCGACCGTTGGACCGAACGCCTGGTGCGCAACACCACACGCAACCTTTCGCCCTATCCATGGGGGATCGTCGAGATCGGGGTCGATCGCAGCGCCTTGTCGATAGGGCAATTCGCTCTGTCGAACCTGCGCGGCATTCTTCCCGATGGTACGCCCTTCGAGGCGCCTGAAGATTCCGACCTGCCGCCGCCGCTCGATCTCGATGAAAGCGTCAAGAACGCCATCATCTATCTCGCCCTGCCGGCCCGGCAGCCGGGCAAGGCCGACATGTCCGCCAGCGGCCATAATGACACCAACAATGTGCGTTTCACGGCATCCACCTATGAAGTCTCCGATACCAATATAGAGACGGATTTCGTGGCCCCGATTGATGTCGGCCGCCTGAGCCTGAAGTTCCTCAAGACCGGTGACGATCTTTCCGGTTATGACCTCATCGGGCTCGCGCGGGTAATCGAAGTCCGCTCCGACCGTGCGGTCATTCTCGATCCTGATTTTATCCCGCCAAGCCTCAGCTGCGCGGCTGCGCCCCGTCTCAACGAATTGCTGACGGAGCTTCTGGGGATTGTGCGCCACCGCGCCCAGGCGATCGCCGAACGCATCGGTGACCCGACAATCCGGGGAACGGCGGAAGTGGGCGATTATTTCCTGCTGCAGATCCTCAACCGGGCCGATCCGCTACTCGCGCATCGCAGTGCCAACGCTACGCGTTTTCATCCCATCCGCTTTTACGAAGACTGCATCCAGCTTGCCGGCGAGCTCGCCACCTTCACCACGGACAGGAAGCGGGCAACAGATTTCCCGCCCTATCGACACGACGATCTGAAAGCCACCTTCGGCGCTGTGTTTGATGATCTGCGCACCTCGCTGTCTGCGGTTCTGGAACAGGCGGCCGTAGCAATCGAACTGGTGGAGCGCCGTCATGGCGTCCGTGTCGGCACTATCCACGACCGCACACTTCTGCGCGACGCCGGCTTCGTGCTTGCCGTGCGGGCGGATATGGCTGCTGAGGATATTCGTCGCCGCCTGCCGGCACAGATCAAGGTTGGTCCGGTGGAACGGATTTCCGAACTGGTCAATGTGGCACTGCCGGGTATTCCCGTGCGGTCCCTGCCGGTTCTGCCGCGGCAACTACCCTATCGATCCGGCACCGTTTATTTCGAGATCGACACGCAGTCGCCGCTCTGGAAACAGCTCGATACTTCAGGGGCAATTGCCCTGCATCTGGCGGGCGAATTCCCTGGGCTTGAAATGGAAATGTGGGCACTACGCGAATGA
- the tssG gene encoding type VI secretion system baseplate subunit TssG, with protein MKQQTPTIKDRQAALLSDDPGRFDPATAFRVAQFVSPDDGIVIGAHGGIQPTPLAVSGFSRKRGQAELKSAFAPIVGPLGSLPPAYGELLQREERNRSGALASFFNLFSARFSELFVSATEKYRLARGLRWSADQRDNGFRKTLLALIGFRTAGLVEKAGVSEDALLRFSGLLAGRNRNVSALTSMLCEFTGLPVHIEQFRRRWVALPLHEQSQLGQASGLRLGQNTTAGSAVEDMSGGFRVVIGPVAYADYLALTPGSKRLAEIFSLTRLFVGSALHFDAQVILKKEDIPFCRLGQSDAPARLGWNSWARVAPAQQDSADAVVTEREGSAISA; from the coding sequence ATGAAACAGCAGACGCCAACCATAAAAGACAGACAGGCGGCGCTTCTCAGCGACGATCCCGGCCGTTTTGACCCTGCAACCGCGTTTCGCGTCGCCCAGTTCGTTTCGCCGGATGACGGGATCGTCATCGGTGCTCATGGCGGAATACAGCCGACACCACTTGCAGTCAGCGGTTTCAGCCGCAAGCGCGGTCAAGCCGAACTGAAATCAGCTTTCGCGCCCATCGTCGGGCCGCTTGGTTCGCTACCGCCGGCCTATGGCGAACTGCTGCAACGGGAAGAACGCAATCGTTCGGGCGCGCTGGCCAGCTTCTTCAACCTGTTTTCGGCAAGGTTCAGCGAACTGTTCGTATCCGCGACGGAAAAATACCGTCTTGCAAGAGGTTTGCGCTGGTCGGCCGATCAGCGGGATAACGGTTTCCGCAAAACACTGCTCGCCCTCATCGGGTTCCGCACTGCCGGTCTGGTCGAGAAAGCAGGCGTGAGCGAAGACGCGCTCCTGCGTTTCAGCGGCCTTCTGGCCGGCCGCAACCGCAATGTTTCGGCCCTCACATCAATGCTTTGCGAATTCACGGGACTTCCGGTCCATATCGAACAGTTTCGCCGGCGGTGGGTGGCTTTACCGCTTCACGAACAAAGCCAGCTCGGGCAGGCATCAGGACTGAGGCTCGGACAGAACACGACAGCGGGAAGCGCTGTCGAAGATATGAGCGGTGGCTTCCGGGTCGTGATCGGTCCTGTCGCCTATGCGGATTACCTGGCCCTCACGCCCGGTTCGAAACGGCTTGCGGAAATATTTTCTCTGACACGCCTGTTCGTCGGAAGCGCATTGCACTTCGATGCGCAGGTGATCCTGAAAAAGGAGGACATTCCGTTTTGCCGCCTCGGCCAGTCCGATGCTCCCGCCCGTCTCGGCTGGAACAGCTGGGCTCGCGTGGCACCCGCCCAACAAGACAGCGCTGACGCTGTGGTGACCGAGCGGGAAGGCTCGGCGATTTCCGCGTGA
- the tssE gene encoding type VI secretion system baseplate subunit TssE — MVDPLEQYRARQRTLSRSVLDRLLDDAPDAETDMLVSLKDQAREMREVIRRDLEALLNTRRNPAGPPAALKELSDALVSYGVDGILSANLVTDASKARLARSIERRISLFETRLADVHVTILKNRTDGDRALRMRIQASFRLQEGMPPISFESRIDPSTQQFLVEATNG; from the coding sequence GTGGTTGATCCGCTGGAGCAATATCGCGCACGGCAAAGGACGCTGTCGCGCTCGGTTCTGGACCGGCTGCTCGATGACGCACCGGATGCGGAAACGGATATGCTCGTCAGCCTGAAGGATCAGGCCCGCGAGATGCGCGAGGTGATCCGCCGCGACCTCGAGGCATTGCTCAATACCCGCCGCAATCCGGCCGGCCCGCCGGCAGCACTCAAGGAACTGTCCGATGCGCTCGTGAGCTATGGCGTTGATGGCATTCTTTCGGCCAACTTGGTGACGGATGCCTCCAAGGCGCGTCTCGCTCGCAGCATCGAGCGGCGGATTTCCCTGTTCGAAACACGCCTTGCCGACGTCCATGTGACGATCCTGAAAAACCGCACGGATGGTGACCGGGCGCTTCGCATGCGCATACAGGCAAGCTTCCGCCTTCAGGAAGGCATGCCGCCGATCAGCTTTGAATCCCGGATCGATCCTTCCACGCAGCAATTCCTGGTGGAGGCGACGAATGGCTGA